In a genomic window of Chloroflexota bacterium:
- a CDS encoding glycoside hydrolase family 127 protein, translating into MSLVVTPVPFTHVSLSDPFWAPRIETNRTVTLPAEYDMLRQTGRLAAWAGRWQPGDPNPPHVFWDSDVAKWIEAAAYSLAAHPDPVLGAQLDAAIADLARLQLADGYVNSHYQHVEPGKRWTNLRDAHELYCAGHLIEAAVAHWQATDKRALLDIVCRYADQIDATFGRGAHQRRGYCGHPEIELALVKLYHATGEARYLRLAQYFIDERGAQPHYYDAEARERGEDPAKFWAKTYAYMQALVPVREQREVTGHAVRAMYMVCAMADLAAETSDASLRDACERLWENVCGTQMYLTGGIGQTRANEGFTGAYDLPDETAYAETCAAIGLVCWAQRMLSLSGDGRYADVMERALYNGVASGVALDGARFFYENPLASRGAHHRQAWFDCACCPPNIARLLASVGGYLYGAGEREVWVHLYAQGAAQFEVGGRAVALAVESEYPWDGAVRIAVRCDAPLDFTLCLRVPGWCAQWRLLINGAASRDLVARDGYVRVTRAWRPGDVVDLQLAMPAHYVYGHPAVPQLRGRVALQRGPVVYCLEGADHEFVALDRYALDTRVPAAETFRVVSKPGLLGGVVILHGTAARLCDAGGALYRPDPPAVESAPIVAIPYAVWDNRAAGEMRVWLRTA; encoded by the coding sequence ATGAGCCTCGTGGTGACCCCCGTGCCGTTCACGCACGTTTCGCTCTCCGACCCGTTCTGGGCGCCGCGCATCGAAACCAACCGCACCGTCACGCTGCCCGCCGAATACGATATGCTGCGGCAGACCGGGCGCCTGGCGGCGTGGGCGGGCCGCTGGCAGCCCGGCGACCCCAACCCGCCGCACGTCTTCTGGGATTCCGACGTCGCCAAGTGGATCGAGGCGGCGGCCTATTCACTGGCCGCGCATCCCGACCCCGTGCTGGGTGCCCAACTCGACGCGGCGATCGCCGACCTCGCCCGTTTGCAGTTGGCCGATGGCTACGTCAACAGCCACTACCAACACGTCGAGCCGGGCAAGCGCTGGACCAACCTGCGCGATGCGCACGAGTTATACTGCGCCGGGCACCTGATCGAAGCGGCGGTGGCGCACTGGCAGGCGACGGACAAACGCGCGCTGCTCGATATCGTATGCCGCTATGCCGACCAGATCGACGCGACGTTTGGACGTGGCGCCCATCAGCGGCGCGGCTACTGCGGGCACCCGGAGATTGAACTGGCGCTGGTCAAGCTGTATCACGCCACCGGCGAAGCGCGCTATCTGCGGCTGGCGCAATACTTCATCGACGAGCGCGGCGCGCAGCCGCATTACTACGACGCTGAAGCGCGCGAGCGCGGCGAGGACCCCGCGAAGTTCTGGGCCAAAACCTATGCGTACATGCAGGCGCTCGTTCCCGTGCGCGAGCAGCGCGAGGTGACCGGCCATGCCGTGCGCGCCATGTACATGGTTTGCGCGATGGCCGACCTCGCCGCCGAAACAAGCGACGCCAGCCTGCGCGATGCATGCGAGCGACTGTGGGAAAACGTCTGCGGTACCCAGATGTACCTGACCGGCGGTATCGGCCAGACGCGCGCCAACGAAGGGTTTACCGGCGCGTACGACCTTCCCGATGAAACGGCGTACGCCGAAACGTGCGCGGCGATCGGGCTGGTCTGCTGGGCGCAGCGCATGCTGTCGCTGAGCGGCGACGGCCGCTACGCCGACGTGATGGAGCGCGCGCTCTACAACGGCGTTGCCAGCGGCGTCGCGCTCGATGGCGCGCGCTTCTTCTACGAAAACCCGCTGGCCAGCCGCGGCGCGCACCACCGGCAGGCGTGGTTCGACTGTGCCTGCTGCCCGCCCAACATCGCGCGCCTGCTCGCCAGCGTCGGCGGCTACCTCTACGGCGCGGGCGAGCGCGAGGTGTGGGTGCATCTGTATGCGCAGGGCGCGGCGCAGTTCGAGGTCGGCGGTCGCGCCGTCGCGCTGGCGGTCGAGTCCGAGTATCCGTGGGATGGCGCGGTGCGAATCGCGGTGCGGTGCGACGCGCCGCTTGACTTCACACTCTGCCTGCGCGTGCCGGGCTGGTGCGCGCAATGGCGTTTGCTGATCAACGGCGCGGCGTCGCGCGATCTCGTTGCGCGCGACGGTTACGTGCGTGTGACGCGCGCGTGGCGGCCGGGCGACGTGGTCGATCTGCAATTGGCGATGCCGGCGCACTATGTGTACGGGCATCCGGCGGTGCCGCAGTTGCGCGGGCGCGTCGCGCTTCAACGCGGCCCGGTCGTGTACTGCCTGGAAGGCGCCGATCACGAGTTCGTCGCGCTGGATCGCTATGCGCTCGACACGCGCGTGCCGGCAGCCGAAACATTTCGCGTGGTGAGCAAGCCCGGCCTGCTGGGCGGCGTGGTCATATTGCACGGGACAGCCGCGCGCCTGTGCGATGCTGGCGGCGCGCTGTACCGGCCCGATCCGCCTGCGGTGGAGAGCGCGCCTATCGTGGCGATTCCATACGCCGTGTGGGATAACCGCGCGGCCGGCGAGATGCGCGTCTGGTTGCGCACGGCATAG
- a CDS encoding 1-acyl-sn-glycerol-3-phosphate acyltransferase: MTGKIENTLSHRLWTGFIGGLLDIYFTVFHRWRVEGVDNIPAHGPALLIINHVSSLEPVAAFPLCLRLKQAPGVTVFIAAKRELFNRPWLARICRSLGLFPLDRERIDPAAVRTILGILKDGHMLAIAPEGTRSSNGQLQAFQPVLAKLAATRRVPILPVGVIGAEKAMPVGARLPKPVQIIIRVGPVFELSEFYGKQMTDEEQVQAAMVMRAHVAELLPEWMRELPPPEAARRFTVQ, translated from the coding sequence ATGACAGGGAAGATCGAGAATACGCTTTCGCACCGTCTGTGGACCGGTTTCATCGGCGGCCTGCTCGATATCTATTTCACGGTCTTTCACCGCTGGCGCGTCGAGGGCGTTGACAACATTCCTGCGCACGGCCCCGCGCTGTTGATCATCAACCACGTGAGCTCGCTGGAACCGGTGGCGGCCTTCCCGCTCTGCCTGCGCCTCAAGCAGGCGCCGGGCGTGACGGTCTTCATCGCCGCCAAGCGCGAACTGTTCAATCGGCCGTGGCTGGCGCGCATCTGCCGCAGTCTCGGCCTGTTTCCGCTCGACCGCGAGCGGATCGACCCGGCAGCCGTGCGCACCATCCTCGGCATCCTGAAAGACGGCCACATGCTCGCCATCGCGCCGGAGGGTACGCGCAGTTCCAACGGTCAGTTGCAGGCGTTCCAGCCGGTGCTGGCCAAGCTGGCAGCCACGCGGCGCGTGCCGATCCTGCCGGTCGGCGTCATCGGCGCGGAGAAGGCGATGCCGGTCGGCGCCCGGCTACCGAAGCCGGTACAGATCATCATTCGCGTCGGCCCCGTCTTCGAGCTGTCGGAGTTCTACGGCAAGCAGATGACCGACGAGGAGCAGGTGCAGGCCGCGATGGTCATGCGCGCGCACGTGGCCGAGTTGCTACCGGAGTGGATGCGCGAACTGCCGCCGCCGGAAGCCGCGCGCCGCTTTACGGTGCAATAA
- a CDS encoding beta-phosphoglucomutase family hydrolase gives MDAAFIFDLDGTLVDSMPYHVRAWAQLSDELGLGLSEAEVFARVFGISTREVARGLFGDRLSDAEQVRLGERKEAIFRAIYGPQMQAIPGALDFVRAAHARGIPLAIATGAGTLNTDFIVDTLGIRDCFGALVTADDVTHGKPHPEPFLAAAQRLGVPPARCLVFEDAPAGLASAQAAGMRAVALTTTHPAVELARFPAMARTAADFRGLSITDALALLE, from the coding sequence ATGGACGCCGCTTTTATCTTTGACCTGGACGGCACGCTGGTCGACAGCATGCCGTACCATGTGCGCGCCTGGGCGCAGTTGAGCGACGAGCTTGGGCTGGGCCTCTCGGAGGCCGAGGTGTTCGCGCGCGTGTTCGGCATCTCGACGCGCGAGGTGGCGCGCGGTCTGTTCGGTGACCGCCTGTCCGACGCCGAGCAGGTGCGGCTGGGCGAACGCAAGGAGGCGATCTTCCGGGCGATCTACGGCCCGCAGATGCAGGCGATCCCCGGCGCGCTCGACTTCGTGCGCGCGGCGCATGCGCGCGGCATTCCACTGGCGATCGCCACCGGCGCGGGCACGCTCAACACCGATTTCATCGTGGACACGCTCGGCATCCGCGACTGCTTCGGCGCGCTGGTGACCGCCGACGATGTGACACACGGCAAGCCGCACCCGGAGCCGTTCCTGGCGGCGGCACAGCGGCTCGGCGTGCCGCCGGCACGTTGTCTCGTCTTCGAGGATGCGCCGGCTGGTCTCGCATCGGCGCAGGCGGCGGGTATGCGCGCCGTCGCGCTGACGACTACGCACCCGGCAGTCGAGCTGGCGCGCTTCCCGGCCATGGCCCGTACGGCCGCCGACTTTCGCGGCCTGTCAATCACCGACGCGCTGGCGCTGCTGGAATGA
- a CDS encoding iron-containing alcohol dehydrogenase, with amino-acid sequence MATETVVTMDTSSIKFGPGATREIGFDMQAQGATRVMVVTDPRLSDSAAVRTVMAALEAEGIDAVLFDRARVEPTDRSFLEAIAFAKDGRFDGYVGVGGGSSMDTAKVANLYATYPADLLTYVNPPIGQGKPPPGKLRPLIAVPTTAGTGSETTGVAIFDYTVMHAKTGIAHRALRPVMGIIDPDNTRSLPPTVAACSALDVLSHAIESLTAVPYGQRAAPDNPGQRPAYQGANMISDVWAARAIEIAARYLVRAISDASDDEARGQMLLAAAFAGIGFGNAGCHVPHAMSYPVSGMVRDYRAPDYPVDRALIPHGMSVILNAPALFRFTAAAGPERHLYAAQLLGTDIRGAAPEDAGRVLSGALIALMKQIGMPNGLEAVGFTPADADALVEGTMAQQRLTKLSPRPVTAGDLKAIFLDAMRYW; translated from the coding sequence ATGGCGACTGAAACCGTCGTAACGATGGACACCTCGTCCATCAAATTCGGGCCGGGCGCAACCCGCGAGATCGGCTTCGACATGCAGGCGCAGGGCGCGACACGCGTGATGGTGGTGACCGACCCGCGCCTGTCCGACAGCGCGGCGGTGCGCACGGTCATGGCCGCGCTGGAAGCCGAAGGCATCGACGCAGTGCTGTTCGACCGCGCGCGGGTGGAGCCGACCGACCGCTCGTTCCTGGAGGCGATCGCCTTCGCGAAGGATGGCCGCTTCGACGGCTATGTCGGCGTCGGCGGCGGCTCGTCGATGGACACCGCCAAGGTCGCCAACCTGTACGCGACCTACCCGGCCGACCTGCTGACGTACGTCAACCCGCCGATCGGCCAGGGCAAGCCGCCGCCGGGCAAACTGAGGCCGCTGATCGCTGTGCCGACGACGGCCGGTACCGGCAGCGAGACGACCGGCGTGGCGATCTTCGACTACACGGTGATGCACGCGAAGACCGGCATCGCGCACCGCGCGCTGCGGCCGGTCATGGGCATCATCGACCCGGATAACACGCGCAGCCTGCCGCCCACGGTCGCGGCGTGCAGCGCGCTCGACGTGCTGAGCCACGCCATCGAGTCGCTGACGGCCGTGCCGTACGGTCAGCGTGCGGCGCCGGACAACCCCGGCCAGCGCCCGGCGTACCAGGGCGCGAACATGATCAGCGATGTCTGGGCGGCGCGCGCCATCGAAATCGCCGCGCGCTACCTGGTGCGCGCCATCAGCGACGCCTCGGACGACGAGGCGCGCGGGCAGATGCTGCTCGCGGCGGCCTTCGCGGGCATCGGCTTCGGCAACGCGGGCTGCCATGTGCCGCACGCGATGTCGTACCCGGTCTCCGGCATGGTGCGCGACTATCGCGCGCCGGACTACCCGGTTGACCGCGCGCTGATCCCGCATGGTATGTCGGTGATCCTGAACGCGCCGGCGCTGTTCCGCTTCACGGCGGCCGCCGGACCGGAGCGGCACCTGTACGCGGCGCAACTGCTCGGCACTGATATTCGCGGCGCGGCGCCGGAGGACGCAGGGCGCGTGCTGTCCGGCGCACTGATCGCATTGATGAAACAGATCGGCATGCCGAACGGGCTGGAGGCGGTCGGCTTCACACCCGCCGATGCCGACGCGCTGGTGGAAGGCACTATGGCGCAGCAGCGGCTGACGAAGCTGTCGCCCCGGCCGGTCACAGCGGGCGACCTGAAGGCGATCTTCCTCGACGCGATGCGGTACTGGTAG